A genomic region of Eucalyptus grandis isolate ANBG69807.140 chromosome 5, ASM1654582v1, whole genome shotgun sequence contains the following coding sequences:
- the LOC104445189 gene encoding anaphase-promoting complex subunit 4-like isoform X1, whose protein sequence is MLLNKINDTGENLGDAWMMILQASDLPFVHVSGTTQANNWELYHLKDSILHLDMENEKIRSIPHNVVPPLSVSASRGVACVLAARKRALVYILDEDEDEISDSE, encoded by the exons ATGTTGCTAAATAAGATAAATGATACTGGTGAAAACTTGGGAGATGCCTGGATGATGATCTTGCAGGCCAGTGACCTTCCATTTGTGCATGTTTCAGGAACCACTCAGGCAAATAACTGGGAGTTGTACCATCTAAAG GACTCTATATTACACCTAGATATGGAGAATGAGAAGATTCGCAGCATTCCCCATAATGTTGTTCCTCCCTTGTCAGTTAGTG CAAGTAGAGGTGTGGCTTGTGTTTTAGCTGCAAGAAAACGGGCCCTGGTCTACATACTGgacgaggatgaagatgaaatcTCTGATTCAGAATGA